A window of Sphingobacterium sp. lm-10 contains these coding sequences:
- a CDS encoding aldehyde dehydrogenase family protein, translated as MSVLERPSFKERYDNYIGGKYVAPVNGKYFDNISPIDGKVYTQVAHSSKEDLDLAVDAASKAFATWSKTSATERSIILNKIADRIEENLEYLAIVETIDNGKAVRETLNADIPLAADHFRYFASVIRAEEGSATELDADTLSLIIHEPLGVVAQIIPWNFPILMAVWKLAPALAAGCTVVLKPAESTPTSILVLMELIEDLLPAGVVNIVNGFGSELGRALVTNPKVAKAAFTGSTATGRLVMQYATENIIPVTLELGGKSPNVFFSSVMDQDDAYLDKAIEGAVLFALNQGEICTCPSRILVQEDIADEFIQKVIDRVQQIKVGNPLDPDVMMGAQASEVQKDKILSYIKLGKEEGAELLTGGEANKVGDGLNDGYYIQPTIFKGHNKMRIFQEEIFGPVVSVTTFKDEKEAIEIANDTIYGLGAGVWTRDAHQLYTVPRAIQAGRVWVNQYHSYPAGAPFGGYKQSGVGRENHKMMLGHYRQTKNMLISYSKEKLGFF; from the coding sequence ATGAGTGTATTAGAAAGACCATCGTTCAAAGAACGATACGACAATTACATTGGCGGGAAATACGTCGCCCCAGTAAATGGTAAATACTTCGACAACATCTCTCCTATAGATGGCAAAGTATATACACAGGTAGCACATTCGAGTAAAGAGGACTTGGATCTCGCGGTAGATGCTGCCAGCAAAGCCTTTGCTACTTGGAGCAAAACTTCTGCCACAGAGAGAAGCATTATTCTTAACAAAATTGCAGATCGCATAGAAGAAAACCTCGAGTACCTAGCTATTGTGGAAACAATTGATAATGGCAAAGCAGTACGTGAAACCTTGAATGCGGATATTCCTTTGGCAGCCGATCACTTTCGTTATTTTGCGAGTGTTATTCGGGCAGAAGAAGGCAGCGCAACAGAGCTGGATGCAGACACCTTATCTTTAATCATACACGAACCGTTAGGTGTTGTTGCGCAAATAATACCCTGGAATTTCCCGATACTTATGGCTGTGTGGAAGCTCGCTCCAGCATTAGCCGCAGGCTGTACTGTTGTATTGAAACCTGCGGAAAGCACGCCAACGTCTATCTTAGTATTGATGGAGCTTATCGAAGATCTTTTACCAGCTGGCGTTGTCAACATTGTGAACGGCTTTGGGTCTGAATTAGGTCGTGCATTGGTCACGAATCCTAAAGTAGCGAAAGCCGCATTTACCGGATCTACAGCAACGGGTAGGTTGGTCATGCAATACGCTACCGAAAACATTATTCCTGTGACATTGGAACTGGGAGGAAAATCGCCCAATGTATTCTTCAGCTCGGTAATGGATCAGGATGATGCGTATCTGGATAAGGCTATTGAAGGGGCCGTCTTATTTGCGCTAAACCAAGGGGAGATCTGTACGTGTCCTTCCAGAATCCTGGTACAGGAAGATATCGCAGACGAATTTATCCAAAAAGTAATCGATCGGGTGCAGCAGATTAAGGTAGGCAACCCATTAGATCCTGACGTAATGATGGGAGCGCAGGCTTCTGAAGTACAAAAGGATAAAATCTTGTCGTACATCAAATTGGGTAAAGAGGAGGGTGCAGAACTGCTCACCGGAGGCGAGGCAAACAAGGTCGGCGATGGCTTAAATGATGGATATTATATACAACCAACCATCTTTAAAGGGCACAACAAAATGCGTATCTTTCAAGAGGAGATCTTTGGCCCTGTGGTTTCAGTCACTACTTTTAAAGATGAAAAAGAAGCAATCGAAATCGCCAACGATACCATCTATGGGTTGGGCGCTGGCGTATGGACTCGAGATGCACATCAATTATACACCGTACCACGTGCCATTCAGGCAGGACGCGTATGGGTCAATCAATACCACTCCTATCCTGCTGGAGCTCCATTTGGTGGCTACAAACAATCTGGTGTAGGCCGGGAAAATCACAAAATGATGTTAGGACATTACCGTCAAACAAAAAATATGTTGATTTCCTACAGTAAAGAAAAGCTGGGCTTCTTTTAA
- a CDS encoding helix-turn-helix domain-containing protein — protein MNYNYALDALPLSTDKQLSTLVENRRVATFGSFEFNVFETYQPTHAVPLQFGDIVMVNMLRGRKVMHLEDTPSFDYVPGETLVLPENKLMKIDFPEATISAPTQCAALTIDRRKVEDVVQFLNERSPSNDQSSEWRFRWDKFHFKHDAETMYLTNKLFRLMSGNDHFHEALAELTIQELLIRTVQMQNLLHISSPEEKKTSLLNYLTEFIRAHISSELTIDLLSKKANMSRSALFKEFKSQVGISPIEYVIRERMAFAKRFLEQGLSVKEAGYAVGFNDVNYFVRLFGRREGLTPGAYANKMGASH, from the coding sequence ATGAATTATAATTATGCATTAGATGCGCTGCCACTTTCTACAGATAAGCAATTATCTACGCTAGTAGAGAATAGACGGGTGGCTACATTTGGGAGTTTTGAATTTAATGTCTTTGAGACCTATCAGCCAACGCATGCGGTTCCTCTCCAATTTGGTGATATTGTAATGGTCAATATGTTGCGTGGCAGGAAAGTGATGCACTTGGAAGATACACCATCTTTCGATTATGTACCAGGAGAAACCTTAGTGTTGCCAGAAAATAAGTTGATGAAGATTGATTTTCCAGAAGCTACTATTTCGGCTCCTACCCAATGCGCGGCATTGACGATAGACCGCCGTAAAGTGGAAGATGTAGTTCAATTTCTAAATGAGCGGTCGCCCTCCAATGATCAGTCATCAGAATGGCGCTTCCGGTGGGACAAATTTCACTTCAAGCATGATGCGGAAACGATGTATCTAACAAATAAGTTATTTCGGCTGATGTCGGGCAACGATCACTTTCACGAAGCATTAGCGGAGTTAACCATTCAAGAGCTGCTGATTCGTACGGTACAAATGCAAAATTTGTTACATATAAGCTCTCCCGAAGAAAAAAAGACTTCTTTACTGAATTACCTAACCGAATTTATCCGAGCGCATATCTCCAGCGAGTTGACGATCGATTTGCTAAGTAAGAAGGCGAATATGAGTCGCTCCGCTTTATTTAAAGAATTTAAGTCGCAGGTTGGGATAAGTCCTATTGAATATGTCATTCGAGAACGAATGGCATTTGCTAAAAGGTTTCTTGAACAAGGCCTGAGTGTAAAAGAAGCAGGCTACGCGGTAGGCTTTAACGACGTGAATTATTTTGTTCGCTTGTTTGGCAGAAGAGAAGGCTTAACGCCGGGCGCTTATGCTAACAAGATGGGCGCATCGCACTAG
- the smpB gene encoding SsrA-binding protein SmpB: MAIASRINIKNKRATFEYHILDTYVAGLGLLGTEIKSIREGKANINDSFCAFFEDGLYIRNMHIAEYSFGSFYNHEAKRDRKLLLTKRELKKLKEKGEEKGFTIVPLRIFISERGFAKVEIALAQGKKDFDKRDTIKERESKRELDRAMKR, from the coding sequence ATGGCTATCGCATCGCGAATCAATATAAAGAACAAAAGAGCTACATTCGAGTACCACATTCTGGATACGTATGTAGCTGGCTTGGGATTGCTCGGCACAGAGATTAAATCTATCCGCGAAGGCAAGGCAAATATCAATGATAGTTTTTGCGCATTTTTTGAAGATGGTCTTTACATTCGTAATATGCATATTGCGGAATACTCTTTCGGATCATTTTACAACCACGAAGCAAAACGGGATAGAAAACTTTTGTTAACGAAGCGAGAGCTTAAAAAGCTGAAAGAGAAGGGCGAAGAAAAAGGATTCACTATTGTACCGCTCCGTATATTTATCAGTGAGCGTGGCTTCGCCAAAGTAGAAATTGCCTTGGCACAGGGTAAAAAAGATTTTGATAAACGGGATACTATTAAAGAACGTGAGTCGAAGCGAGAGCTAGATCGCGCAATGAAACGATAA
- a CDS encoding aminotransferase class I/II-fold pyridoxal phosphate-dependent enzyme, translated as MSKGKLSGRISQFTEVEYLKAKGLYAFFRPIQSRQDTEVIIDGKRVLMFGSNSYLGLTTDQRIVEAGQAALEKYGSGCAGSRFLNGTLDIHVELEERLAAYVGKESAILFSTGFQANLGPLSCLTGRNDYLLLDDRNHASIIDGSRLSFSKVIKYAHNDMADLRAKLSRLPEESLKMIATDGIFSMEGDIVDLPEMVKIAKEYDAAVMVDDAHSLGVIGHLGAGTADHFGLTDQVDLIMGTFSKSLASLGGFIAADSDVIEYLKHKARSLMFSASMTPASVACTLKALEIIQSEPEHIEKLWENTRYAKQSLLDSGFDLGDTQSPILPIFIRDNEKTFWVTKTLQEDGVFVNPVVSPAVPAEESLIRFSLMATHTFSQIDEAVEKMAKIFKAADVELLS; from the coding sequence ATGAGCAAAGGAAAGTTGAGCGGTAGAATATCGCAGTTTACGGAAGTAGAATATTTAAAAGCGAAAGGCCTTTATGCCTTCTTTCGTCCTATACAATCTCGGCAAGATACCGAGGTCATCATTGATGGCAAACGTGTATTAATGTTTGGATCTAATTCATATCTGGGATTAACTACCGATCAGCGCATAGTAGAAGCGGGTCAGGCTGCGTTGGAAAAATACGGTAGTGGGTGTGCTGGTTCGCGCTTTCTAAACGGTACACTAGACATCCATGTTGAGTTGGAGGAGCGTTTGGCTGCCTATGTAGGCAAAGAATCCGCCATCCTTTTCAGTACTGGTTTTCAAGCGAACTTAGGTCCTTTGTCGTGCCTTACTGGTCGTAATGACTATCTTTTATTAGACGATCGTAATCATGCTTCTATTATCGATGGCAGTCGCTTATCATTTTCCAAAGTGATCAAGTATGCGCACAATGATATGGCTGATCTAAGGGCTAAACTTTCCCGTTTGCCGGAAGAAAGCCTAAAAATGATCGCTACAGATGGCATCTTCAGCATGGAAGGAGATATTGTAGACTTGCCAGAAATGGTGAAGATCGCAAAAGAGTACGATGCTGCGGTTATGGTGGATGATGCGCACAGTTTAGGAGTGATTGGGCATTTAGGAGCAGGTACTGCAGACCATTTCGGATTAACCGATCAGGTGGATCTCATCATGGGTACATTTAGTAAATCCCTGGCTTCGCTAGGTGGTTTTATAGCCGCAGATTCCGATGTCATTGAATATTTAAAACATAAAGCACGCTCACTGATGTTTAGTGCGAGTATGACGCCTGCGTCTGTAGCTTGTACCTTGAAAGCGTTAGAGATCATACAATCGGAACCAGAGCATATTGAAAAACTTTGGGAAAACACCCGTTATGCAAAACAATCGTTGTTAGACAGCGGGTTTGATCTGGGCGATACACAAAGCCCAATTCTTCCGATATTTATCAGAGATAATGAGAAAACGTTTTGGGTAACCAAGACCTTGCAGGAAGATGGTGTTTTTGTGAATCCGGTGGTTTCACCAGCTGTACCAGCGGAAGAATCATTGATTCGTTTCTCTTTGATGGCAACGCATACTTTCAGCCAAATAGACGAAGCAGTGGAGAAAATGGCTAAAATTTTCAAAGCGGCCGACGTAGAGTTGTTAAGCTAA